In a single window of the Elaeis guineensis isolate ETL-2024a chromosome 8, EG11, whole genome shotgun sequence genome:
- the LOC140851262 gene encoding gamma-glutamyl peptidase 5-like — protein MKASSQKRYALLLAAKDSDYVKKIYGGYFHVFVNAFGDDGETWDLYRVIDGEFPDMEELDSYDGFVISGSPHDAYGNELWILRLCFLLQTLDAMQKRVLGICFGHQVLCRALGGQVGKAYEGWDIGVRKVIMVEDLSQYKFLEGVDEFPRSASIIECHQDEVWEVPLEAEVLAFSEKTGVEMFAIRDHVLGIQGHPEYTKDILHNLIDRLANMSSIDRAFADDAERRLEEVEPDRRFWTKLCKGFLKGR, from the exons ATGAAGGCCAGCAGTCAGAAGCGATATGCTCTCCTCCTCGCCGCTAAAGACTCAGACTATGTGAAGAAAATCTATGGAGGCTACTTCCATGTCTTCGTCAATGCATTTGGTGATGATGGTGAGACATGGGATCTTTATAGAGTGATAGATGGCGAATTCCCTGATATGGAGGAGCTCGATAGCTATGATGGCTTTGTGATCAGTGGAAGCCCCCATGATGCCTATGGAAATGAACTCTGGATCCTAAGGCTCTGCTTCCTACTCCAGACCTTGGATGCCATGCAGAAGAGAGTCCTTGGCATTTGCTTTGGCCACCAG GTTTTATGCCGGGCATTGGGAGGCCAAGTTGGAAAGGCTTATGAGGGTTGGGATATTGGAGTTCGGAAGGTGATCATGGTGGAAGACTTGTCCCAATACAAATTTCTTGAAGGTGTCGACGAGTTCCCTCGCAGTGCTTCAATCATCGAGTGCCATCAAGATGAG GTGTGGGAGGTGCCATTGGAGGCTGAGGTGCTTGCCTTCTCGGAGAAAACCGGCGTTGAGATGTTTGCCATCAGAGACCATGTGTTGGGAATTCAAGGGCATCCAGAGTACACCAAAGATATCTTGCATAATCTCATTGATCGGCTTGCGAACATGAGCTCCATTGAT AGAGCTTTTGCTGATGATGCCGAAAGGAGACTGGAGGAAGTCGAACCTGACAGGAGATTTTGGACGAAGTTGTGCAAGGGATTCCTCAAGGGAAGATAA